A part of Paroedura picta isolate Pp20150507F chromosome 7, Ppicta_v3.0, whole genome shotgun sequence genomic DNA contains:
- the ATP6V1A gene encoding V-type proton ATPase catalytic subunit A: MDFSKLPKIRDEDRESAFGYVHGVSGPVVTACNMSGAAMYELVRVGHSELVGEIIRLEGDMATIQVYEETSGVSVGDPVLRTGKPLSVELGPGIMGAIFDGIQRPLTDITALTQSIYIPRGVNVTALSRDLKWDFAPVKNLRVGSHITGGDIYGLVNENSLIKHKIMLPPRNRGTVTYIAPPGNYDASDVVLELEFEGVKDKFTMVQVWPVRQVRPVTEKLPANHPLLTGQRVLDALFPCVQGGTTAIPGAFGCGKTVISQSLSKYSNSDVIIYVGCGERGNEMSEVLRDFPELTMEVDGKVESIMKRTALVANTSNMPVAAREASIYTGITLSEYFRDMGYHVSMMADSTSRWAEALREISGRLAEMPADSGYPAYLGARLASFYERAGRVKCLGNPEREGSVSIVGAVSPPGGDFSDPVTSATLGIVQVFWGLDKKLAQRKHFPSVNWLISYSKYTRALDEYYDKHFPEFVPLRTKAKEILQEEEDLAEIVQLVGKASLAETDKITLEVAKLIKDDFLQQNGYTPYDRFCPFYKTVGILSNMIAFYDMARRAVETTAQSDNKITWSIIRENMSEILYRLSSMKFKDPLKDGEAKIKADYAQLFEDMQNAFRSLED; the protein is encoded by the exons ATGGATTTCTCCAAGCTTCCAAAAATCCGTGATGAAGACCGAGAGAGCGCATTTGGCTATGTCCATGGCGTCTCTGGACCTG TGGTCACTGCCTGCAACATGTCAGGCGCTGCTATGTACGAGCTGGTTCGAGTCGGCCACAGCGAACTGGTGGGAGAGATTATCCGGCTGGAGGGCGACATGGCAACTATCCAGGTGTACGAAGAAACCT CTGGCGTTTCCGTTGGAGACCCCGTCCTGCGCACCGGCAAGCCCTTGTCGGTAGAGTTGGGGCCTGGCATCATGGGAGCCATTTTTGACGGCATCCAAAGGCCACTGACAGACATCACCGCCCTCACCCAAAGCATCTACATTCCCAGAGGAGTCAACGTGACGGCTCTCAGCAGAGACCTCAAGTGGGATTTTGCACCAGTCAAAAACCTGCGG GTCGGCAGTCACATCACCGGGGGCGATATTTATGGCCTCGTCAATGAGAACTCCCTCATCAAGCACAAGATCATGCTGCCTCCGCGGAACAGGGGCACGGTGACGTACATTGCTCCGCCTGGGAACTACGATGCCTCT GATGTTGTGCTGGAACTGGAATTTGAGGGTGTGAAGGACAAGTTCACTATGGTCCAGGTGTGGCCCGTGCGGCAGGTCCGTCCCGTCACTGAGAAGCTGCCTGCCAATCATCCCCTCCTCACCGGTCAGAGAGTCCTAGATGCCCTCTTCCC GTGCGTCCAGGGAGGCACGACAGCGATCCCGGGGGCTTTTGGCTGCGGAAAGACCGTGATTTCGCAGTCCCTGTCCAAGTATTCAAACAGTGATGTCATCATCTACGTGGGCTGTGGAGAACGAGGAAACGAAATGTCTGAAGTGCTGAGAGACTTCCCAGAG CTGACGATGGAAGTCGACGGCAAGGTGGAGAGCATCATGAAGAGGACGGCTCTCGTGGCAAACACCTCCAACATGCCTGTGGCTGCCAGGGAGGCCTCTATTTACACAG GGATTACCCTCTCGGAGTATTTCCGGGACATGGGCTACCATGTCAGTATGATGGCTGATTCCACATCCAGATGGGCAGAGGCCCTGAGGGAAATTTCTGGGCGTCTTGCAGAAATGCCTGCTG ACAGTGGTTATCCCGCCTACCTCGGGGCCCGTCTGGCTTCCTTCTACGAACGGGCTGGCCGAGTGAAGTGTCTGGGGAAcccagagagggaagggagcgTCAGCATTGTTGGAGC TGTGTCTCCTCCGGGCGGGGATTTCTCAGATCCGGTCACCTCCGCTACACTGGGTATTGTCCAG gtGTTCTGGGGCTTGGATAAGAAGCTCGCTCAGCGTAAGCACTTTCCGTCTGTCAACTGGCTGATCAGCTACAGCAAGTACACGCGCGCCCTGGATGAGTATTACGACAAGCACTTCCCTGAGTTTGTCCCGCTGAGGACGAAAGCAAAGGAGATCCTGCAGGAAGAAGAGGACCTTGCGGAGATTGTACAGCTGGTGGGAAAG GCTTCCTTGGCAGAAACGGACAAGATCACGCTGGAAGTGGCCAAGCTGATCAAAGATGACTTCCTGCAACAGAACGGCTACACCCCCTATGATAG GTTCTGCCCATTCTACAAGACGGTGGGGATACTGTCCAACATGATTGCCTTCTACGACATGGCGCGTCGAGCGGTCGAGACCACGGCCCAGAGCGACAACAAGATAACCTGGTCCATCATCAGAGAGAACATGAGCGAAATTCTCTACCGGCTCTCCTCTATGAAATTCAAG GACCCGCTGAAAGACGGCGAGGCAAAGATCAAGGCCGACTACGCTCAGCTCTTCGAGGACATGCAGAACGCCTTCCGCAGTCTGGAAGACTAG